The sequence CCTGCGAAGCAGGTTCGCACACGCCGTGACAGGTGCGTAGTGACGGTTAGCGTATGACATTTATGTGCGAGCGGTAGCGAACACAGGTAACCAATCATCCGAGAACCGCATTTTGCATATCTATATTAAGTCTGTCCCCATGCCCCCAAGTCTCTATTCGGGGTTTCCTGCAGCCATTAATGGAACGACGGCCCTGCATGAAGTAATGACTGATCGAAAAAAGATAATGCGTCTTTGCATGTGCCTGAATCCTCCAAGCTCATTGAGCAATGGGAAGTCGCCGTATTTTCGCAGCCAGAATCGGTTTTAGCACTACCAGATCACGACTGGCTGTATGTGTCGAACGTAAGCGGGACGAACAACGGGTACATCAGCCGCGTCTCAAAGGATGGCGCGGTTGATAGTTATCAATGGGTAACCGGACTGGGCTCACCCACAGGTATGGGATTATTTGACGGGATCCTTTATGTCGCGGACCAGAACTGGCTTCACATGATTGATGTTGTTTCCGGAAAACGGCTAAAAAGCATCATCGCAACAGAGGCAAAATCCCTGAACGATGTAACGATCAGTGAGGACGGTCAGGTTTTCATATCCGATATTTTCGGCGGGAAAATATATGTTTTGGAGAACGACACGCTAGACGTATGGCTGGATACACCAGAGATTGCCTATCCCAATGGGCTGCTGATCTGGAATAACAACCTGATTATCGCGAACTTCGGCACAACACTGGAAAAGGATTTGTCGCCTGAAAAATATGGTTCGCTATATCGTGTAAATATCAACGATAAGTCCGTCAGCCTGATCCCCACCAGCTACCAACTGGGACGCCTGGATGGCATTACCGCGATAAATAACGGCCTCGTGGCGAGTCATCACCCGGCGGGAGAATTGTATTTCATCACGGACAAAGAAAGAGTGCTGCTTGGGCATATAGCCGACGGACTTGCCGACATCGGAAGCGACAGTCGTCTCAACACGCTGTATGCCCCACTGATGCTGGATGACAAAATAATTGCCTACAAAATAAACACCAAATAATAAGGAGTATAGAATGAGCAAAACCCACCAAATCAGCCGGTTTCCCATCCCCGAAATCAATGAGCTGCCCGATGACATCAAACAAATACTTCAGGGCGCACAGGAACACTTCGGCTATGTCCCCAATGTGATGCTTGCACTGGCTCATCGCCCGGATGAATTGCGCGCTTTTATGGCTTATCATAATGCGTTGATCAATAAAGAAAGCGGTATGACCATGGCCGAACAGGAAATGCTTATCGTTGCATTCTCAGGTTATAACGGATGCATGTACTGCGTTATGTCGCACGGCGCCGCTTTACGTCTCTTATCTGGCAATCCAACCATTGCTGATCAAATTGCGATCAATTATCGTGAGGCAGACATTACGCCGCGTCAGAAAGCCATGATTGATTTTGCCATGAAGGTCACCAGTGATTCGCGGAAAATTGATGGCAACGACTTCGACATACTTCGTTCGCATGGTTTTTCCGATGAAGACATTTGGGATATAGCCGGAATAACCGCCTTCTACAACATGTCCAACCGCATGATGAGCTTTCTGGCCGTACGTCCAGTTGACGAGTTTTATAAACTGGGCCGGTGATCGGGTTATCACACAAACAACGTATACCTTTTTGAACCATATTCTTCAAAATTGGCAATAGGAAAAAAAACCATTGACATTAGTTCGGCCTCGAACTATATATACTGCCCATGAAAACGGAACAGGAAATAATTGACGGAGTCTTTGGGCGGATAAGTTGTATCCGTGAGCGGGCTAATTTGTTTATCGAGCAGGAGCTGCAAAAAGAGAATATCGCAGGAATTCTGCCGGCACACGGATCGATCCTCTATTTTCTTTTTCAGCAGAAAAAGCCAATACCCATGAGGGAAATAGTCAAAGAAATCGGACGGGTTAAATCAACGGTAACCGGGATGATTCATACACTTGAGCAATATGGATATGTCGAAAAAAGCCAATCATGCCACGATGGGCGTATTATGTTGATTCAGTTAACGGATAAAGGGTGGGCCCT is a genomic window of Spartobacteria bacterium containing:
- a CDS encoding MarR family transcriptional regulator; the protein is MKTEQEIIDGVFGRISCIRERANLFIEQELQKENIAGILPAHGSILYFLFQQKKPIPMREIVKEIGRVKSTVTGMIHTLEQYGYVEKSQSCHDGRIMLIQLTDKGWALQPIVEKISGKLLNKVYSSMSQEEKRTLASLLAQIEDNLK
- a CDS encoding alkylhydroperoxidase, producing the protein MSKTHQISRFPIPEINELPDDIKQILQGAQEHFGYVPNVMLALAHRPDELRAFMAYHNALINKESGMTMAEQEMLIVAFSGYNGCMYCVMSHGAALRLLSGNPTIADQIAINYREADITPRQKAMIDFAMKVTSDSRKIDGNDFDILRSHGFSDEDIWDIAGITAFYNMSNRMMSFLAVRPVDEFYKLGR